ATGCCCCCAAAACGTCCCCACTCAGTCATGGATGTCCTCAACGACATCGCCGACAGCTTCGGCGCGTCGGGCCGCGAGGCGGTCGAGCAGTTCGGCTCGGTCGGCGTGTTTTTGATGGAGTCGATGCGGGCGATTCCCTCCCTGATGCGCAAGTCGCACCTTCTGGTCGAGCAGATGATGCGCATCGGCGTTCAATCGCTTTCCATCGTGTTCCTCGCGTCGGTGTTCATCGGCGCGGTGAGCGTGTGGCAGGCGCAGTACCTCATCGGCGACTACTTCCCAAAAACCTACATCGGCACCGCGCTTGTCAAGGCTCTGTTCACCGACCTCGGGCCCGTGCTCATCGCGCTCGTGCTCACGGGCCGCATCGGCGCGAAGCTCGCGGCGGAGCTGGGCACCATGAAGGTAACCGAGCAGCTTGACGCCATGGTGTGCCTCTCGCTCAATCCGTTCTCGTACCTGCTCTCGCCGCGCATCCTCGCCGGATTTTTCATGACGCCGTTTCTCATGGTGTT
The Chitinivibrionales bacterium genome window above contains:
- a CDS encoding ABC transporter permease, which codes for MPPKRPHSVMDVLNDIADSFGASGREAVEQFGSVGVFLMESMRAIPSLMRKSHLLVEQMMRIGVQSLSIVFLASVFIGAVSVWQAQYLIGDYFPKTYIGTALVKALFTDLGPVLIALVLTGRIGAKLAAELGTMKVTEQLDAMVCLSLNPFSYLLSPRILAGFFMTPFLMVFSFFFSVLAGQLLTTLALGVPAALFYNSMRYLFRTQDVIIGVVKGFVFGGSIALSGCYYGYFTVGGAVGVGESTKKAVVAASILILFFNVVINLIMM